The genomic region GCGCCCGAGGACGACGGCCAGCAGGTCTCGGCGGACGTCGGCACGGATCGCCGTCACGCGGCGGATCCGTCGGCGACGCCCCCCGCGCAGCACCGCGACGGCCACGACGACGGCCACGACCGCGGCCGACAGAAGCGGCAGCGCGGCCAGGAATGTGGTGCGCACTGTCACGCCTCGTCCGCCGTGCGGCGCAACACCGCGGCCAGCGAGGAGCGAAGTTCTCCTGCGTGCACGGGAAGTGCCAGCACGGCGTCGGCTCCGGCGTCGAGCGCGGCGATGCGGGCGGTCGGGCTCTCCTGGTCCACCAGGGCGAATCGGGCGGCGCCCGGTGCCGTCTCCGCGCAGGCTGCCAGCGCCGCCGACAGCGAAGTTCCGGGAAGCGGAGCAACGAGGACGACCGCGACGGGCGCGGGGGAGCGCGCAAGCCTGGCCGTGAGCGCGGCGCTGTCCTCCGCGATGTCGATGTGCGCACCGGTGCCGGCGAGGATCTCGGCGAGCACGAGCGCGGAGACGGGATCGGGGTCGGCCACGACCACAGGTATGTCCAGCGCGGGGACCACGGGTCCTCCTCCGGGATCTGCAACGTCGGGCCGCGGGATCGGCCGTCAGGTGTCCTTCGCGCAGGTCATCGACCGGTTGCCGGAGATGCTTGAGGGGTGCGCCGCCGCAGCGCTCTCTCCGGGTCATGTCCGAAGCCGCAGCTCCACCTCACCAACCGCGGTCGCGACGACGTCCGCCGCCCGCGCCAGCCGGTCGGAACCGCCGCGGGCCGGCACGGTCAGTTGAGCGACCGGGTCTCCTGCGGCAGGACGCCGCCGGCGACCAGCTCGGCCGTGGCGTCCTGCAGGGCGGTCAGCGCGACCCGCTGGGTGAACGGGCCGGTCGACACCCGTGCGACGCCGAGTTGCTGCAGGTCCCGGGCGGGCAGCGAGCGCCCGGGCACGCTGATGACGCTGAGCTTCTGCGGGCCCAGCGCATCGACGAGGGCCGCGATCTCCTCGCGGGCCGCCGCCCCCGGCACGAACACCACCGGAGCTCCGGCGTCGAGGAAGGCCCGGCCGCGCCGGACCGCCTCGGCGACGAGGTCCTCCCGTGACGCCGCGGGAGCGGCCCGCAGGAAGGCGTCCGTACGGGCGTTGAGGACGAAGTCGATGCCGGCGTCACGGCCGGCGCGCAGCACGGCCTCCACCGCGGCGACGGCGTCGTCCAGGGGCTTCATCTGGTCCTCGAGGTTGCCCCGACGACACCGACCGCGATCGCCCGGCGGGCGGTCTCCCCCGGATCGCCGTAGCCCGCCTCGACGTCCATCGTCACCGGCAGGTCGACGGCGTCCACGATGCGGCCGACCATGTCCAGGTGGAGGTCCAACGGGATGTTCTCGCCGTCCTCGTAGCCGAACGTGGCCGCGATGGAATGGCTCGCCGTGGCGAGGGCGTGGACGCCCTCGGTGCCGGCGACCACCCGGGCGGAGACCACGTCCCAGACGTTGGCCAGCACCAGGATCTCCGGGGCGGTGTGCAGATCGAGCAGGGTGCGCGCACGGGCGGCGAGGTCGGGCATGGGCCGAACGTAGATCACGGCTCCGACAGGCACGGTGGTGTTCGGCGCTCTTGACGGAGACCGCTTAGGTCAGGCTAACCTGCATCCAGTGCCCAGGGTCGAGCCTCTGGGAGGCAGACCTGTTCCGCACTACCGGTGAGGCGACCGCCATGTACGTGTGCCACTGCAACGTGGTGACCGACCGCGACATCCTCGAGTCGATCGCGAACGGCGCCCGATGCGTCGCCGACGTGGCCCGCGAGACCGGTGCCGGCCGCACCTGCGGCAACTGCATCAGTTCACTCCGCGACCTCGTGTGTCAGCATTGCCCGGTCCGTGCCGAGCGCCGTACCGAGCCCGATGCGGCCGAACGAGAAGTGGGAGTGGCTGGTGCAGCCCGTTAGCCCCCGTGTGGTCGAACTGCTCAATGACGCGCTCACCTTCGAGCTGACCGTCACCAACACGTACTTCCTGAACGCCCGGATGCTGGACGCCTGGGGCCTGCCCAAGCTCGGCAAGGTGTTCTACGACCTGTCCATCGACGAGATGCGCGACGCCGACGACCTGATCCAGCGCGTCCTGCTCTTCGACGGCCACCCCAACGTGCAGCGCCTCGGCGCGATCCGCGTCGGCGAGTCCGCCGAGGAGATGCTGGTCCTGGCCCTCGACAGCGAGAAGGCCGCCGTCGCGCAGTTCAACGCCGCCGCCAACGAGTGCCACGACCTCGGCGACCACGGCACCGCGGCCGTCTTCGAGGAGTTGGTGCGGGACGAGGAGAAGCACGCCGACTGGTTCGAGGCCCAGCTGGCCGCCATCGAGCGGGTGGGTGCGCCGCAGTACCTGGCCGCGCAGATCTCCACCGAGACGCCCTGACGGCGTCCCCGCCACGCACCGAGGGCCTCTCTCCCGGACGGGAGAGAGGCCCTCGGTCGTTCCACGGCCGGAAGCCGATCAGCTGGCGAGCAGCTCCTGCAGCGCCTCCAACTGGAGGTTGGCCGCCATGAGCCCGATGCCGGTGTAGAAGACGTCGTCCTCCACGGCGAACGCCTGCCCGTTCTGCACCGCGGTGAGCTGCGACCACAGGGGGCCGGCGACGACGGCGGCCTCACCGGACTCGTCGGCCGATCCGTACGAGGAGTACAGGACGACCTCACCGTTGGCCAGGGTCAGCTGCTCCTCGCTGAGCTCGGCGAAGGTCTCGCCCTCGCCACCGGGCAGCTCGACGATGTCGAGCCCGATGTCGGTCAGCACCGTGCCGATGAACGACTCCGGCTGATAGGCGCGGATCGGGCCACCGACGAAGCGCAGGGGGCTGACCGTGGTGCCTCCGGGGTCGCCGATCGCCTCGCCGAGCTCCGCCGCCTGCTGCTCGTACTCCTCGAGCAGCTCCTGCGCCTCCTCCTCCTTGCCGAGCGCCTCGGCGTCGAGCAGGAAGTTCTCCTTCCACGTGTCACCGAGGTCCGCGGCGAACACCGTGGGGGCGATCTGTGACAGCTGGTCGTAGATGTCCTCGTGCCGCACCGAGTTGGACAGGATGAGGTCGGGCTGCAGGGCGGCGATCTCCTCGAGGTTCGGCTCCTGGATGGTGCCGACCACCTCGATCCCCTCGGCGTCCTCCGCCAGGTAGCTGAGGAACTCCTCGGACACGTCGGTGGTCACCGCGCCGACCGGGGTCACGCCCAGGGACAGCGCGGCGTCCAGCTCCCCGGTGTCCAGGACGACGACACGCTCCGGCTGTTCCGGGATCTCCGTGCTGCCCATGGCGTGTTCGACGGTGCGCGGGAAGGCCGCGCCCTCGGCCGCCGAAGACGGCGCGGCGGAAGCGGTGTCGTCCCCGCCTCCGCAGGCGGTGAGGGACAGGGCGGCAGCCAGGGCCAGACCGGTCGTTGACAGGGCAGTGCGTCTCATCGTTCTCCTCGTGAGCGGGCACGCACATCGGTGGGTCGTGCCTCTGGATCCGTCCGCGACCGTGTGCAAGACTCCGTCGCGAGCCAGGTGAGGCTAACCTAACGCTTTCGCCTACCGGAGATCGGGAGAGGTGCATGACGGTCGAGGCAGTCCAGGTCCCCGTGTACCGCCCGTTCCCCGCGCAGGTCGCAGGCCTCCAGCGGATGAGTCCGAGCTTCCTGCGGGTCACCTTCACCGGCGCCGACATGGCCGACTTCGCGTCGAACGGCTTCGACCAGCGGATCAAGGTCATGCTCCCGCTGCCCGGCCGCGGGATCGACGACTGTCCGTCCGATGCCGACTGGTACGGCGCGTGGCGGGCCCTGCCCTGCGAGCGGCAGATGCCGATCCGCACCTACACGGTCCGCGCGATGCGGCCGGAGCGCGGCGAGGTGGACGTCGACTTCGTGCTGCACGGCGCGACCGGCCCGGCCTCGGCGTGGGCCGAGACCGCCGGGATCGGCGACGAGGTCGTGCTCATCGGCCCGAACGCCCGCTTCCCCGGCCCGACCGGCGGCTTCGAGTGGCACCCGCCGGCCGACGCGTCGTGCCTGCTCATCGCCGGAGACGAGACCGCGGTGCCCGCCATCTGCGCGATCGTCGAGACGCTTACCGCCGGGCAGCGGGCCCGGGTCCTGCTCGAGGTCCCGACCTCCTCCGACGTGCTGAACGTGGTGGCACCGTCGGGCGTGGAGATCACCTGGCTGCCCCGGTGGCCGGACGACGGCGCGCCCCCGGCGCCGCGCGGTGCGCTGTTGACGGCGGCGGTCGTCGCGGCGGTCGAGGAGCTGGGCGACGACCTCACCCCGACGCCGGTCGCCGACCTCGACGACGTCGACGTGGACGCCGGCATCCTGTGGGAGGTGCCCGAGGAGGACGGCCTCCCCCGGCGCTCCTCCGGTGTGTACGCCTGGCTCGCCGGGGAGGCCGGCGTGGTGAAGGGCCTGCGCCGCCATCTCGTGCAGGAGCGCGGGGTCGACCGCCGCTCGGTCGCCTTCATGGGCTACTGGCGGGACGGCAAGACCTCCGACTAGTACCCCGGCCGCCAACGTTCGCCCTGCCGATGCGGCGCGAGCAGGGGCCTCGGGGTCTCTGAGCGGCCCACCACGG from Blastococcus colisei harbors:
- a CDS encoding response regulator transcription factor gives rise to the protein MVPALDIPVVVADPDPVSALVLAEILAGTGAHIDIAEDSAALTARLARSPAPVAVVLVAPLPGTSLSAALAACAETAPGAARFALVDQESPTARIAALDAGADAVLALPVHAGELRSSLAAVLRRTADEA
- a CDS encoding (2Fe-2S)-binding protein, with translation MYVCHCNVVTDRDILESIANGARCVADVARETGAGRTCGNCISSLRDLVCQHCPVRAERRTEPDAAEREVGVAGAAR
- the bfr gene encoding bacterioferritin; its protein translation is MPSAVPSPMRPNEKWEWLVQPVSPRVVELLNDALTFELTVTNTYFLNARMLDAWGLPKLGKVFYDLSIDEMRDADDLIQRVLLFDGHPNVQRLGAIRVGESAEEMLVLALDSEKAAVAQFNAAANECHDLGDHGTAAVFEELVRDEEKHADWFEAQLAAIERVGAPQYLAAQISTETP
- a CDS encoding ABC transporter substrate-binding protein; amino-acid sequence: MRRTALSTTGLALAAALSLTACGGGDDTASAAPSSAAEGAAFPRTVEHAMGSTEIPEQPERVVVLDTGELDAALSLGVTPVGAVTTDVSEEFLSYLAEDAEGIEVVGTIQEPNLEEIAALQPDLILSNSVRHEDIYDQLSQIAPTVFAADLGDTWKENFLLDAEALGKEEEAQELLEEYEQQAAELGEAIGDPGGTTVSPLRFVGGPIRAYQPESFIGTVLTDIGLDIVELPGGEGETFAELSEEQLTLANGEVVLYSSYGSADESGEAAVVAGPLWSQLTAVQNGQAFAVEDDVFYTGIGLMAANLQLEALQELLAS
- a CDS encoding siderophore-interacting protein: MTVEAVQVPVYRPFPAQVAGLQRMSPSFLRVTFTGADMADFASNGFDQRIKVMLPLPGRGIDDCPSDADWYGAWRALPCERQMPIRTYTVRAMRPERGEVDVDFVLHGATGPASAWAETAGIGDEVVLIGPNARFPGPTGGFEWHPPADASCLLIAGDETAVPAICAIVETLTAGQRARVLLEVPTSSDVLNVVAPSGVEITWLPRWPDDGAPPAPRGALLTAAVVAAVEELGDDLTPTPVADLDDVDVDAGILWEVPEEDGLPRRSSGVYAWLAGEAGVVKGLRRHLVQERGVDRRSVAFMGYWRDGKTSD